In Microplitis mediator isolate UGA2020A chromosome 9, iyMicMedi2.1, whole genome shotgun sequence, the DNA window GCATCCGACTCATCGTCGAACACTGGTAGTTTATCCGGAAGCCAATCTGGATCGAACTCTTACGGAAATTCAGGATCAAACAGTGCATCTGACTCATCCTCCATCTCTGGTAGTTCTTCCGGAAGCCAATCCGGATCGAACTCTTACGGAAATTCAGGATCAAACAGTGCATCTGACTCGTCCTCCATCTCTGGTAGTTCTTCCGGAAGCCAATCTGGATCCGACTCTTACGCAAATTCAGGATCAAACAGTGCATCCGACTCATCCTCAAACACTGGTAGTTCATCCGGAAGCCAATCCGGATCAGACTCTTACGCAAATTCAGGATCAAACAGTGCATCCGACTCATCCTCGAACACTGGTAGTTCATCCGGAAGCCAATCTGGATCAGACTCTTACGCAAATTCAGGATCAAACAGTGCATCTGACTCATCCTCAAACACTGGTAGTTCATCCGGAAGCCAATCAGGATCCGACTCTTACGCAAATTCAGGATCAAACAGTGCATCTGACTCGTCCTCAAACACTGGAAGTTCGTCTGGAAGCCAATCTGGATCGAACTCTTACGGAAATTCAGTATCAAACAGTGCATCTGACTCATCCTCCATTTCTGGTAGTTCTTCCGGAAGCCAATCCGGATCGAACTCTTACGGAAATTCAGGATCAAACAGTGCATCTGACTCATCCTCAAACACTGGTAGTTCATCCGGAAGCCAATCAGGATCCGACGCTTACGCAAATTCAGGATCAAACAGTGCATCTGACTCGTCCTCAAACACTGGTAGTTCATCTGGAAGCCAATCTGGATCGAACTCTTACGGAAATTCAGGATCAAACAGTGCATCTGACTCATCCTCCATCTCTGGTAGTTCTTCCGGAAGCCAATCTGGATCCGACTCTTACGCAAATTCAGGATCAAACAGTGCATCCGACTCATCCTCAAACACTGGTAGTTCATCCGGAAGCCAATCCGGATCAGACTCTCACTCAAATTCAGGATCAAACAGTGCATCTGACTCATCCTCAAACACTGGTAGTTCATCCGGAAGCCAATCAGGATCCGACGCTTACGCAAGTTCAGGATCAAACAGTGCATCTGACTCGTCCTCAAACACTGGTAGTTCATCTGGAAGCCAATCTGGATCGAACTCTTACGGAAATTCAGGATCAAACAGTGCATCTGACTCATCCTCAATCTCTGGTAGTTCTTCCGGAAGCCAATCCGGATCGAACTCTTACGGAAATTCAGGATCAAACAGTGCATCTGACTCGTCCTCCATCTCCGGTAGTTCTTCCGGAAGCCAATCTGGATCCGACTCTTACGCAAATTCAGGATCCAACAGTGCATCCGACTCATCCTCGAACACTGGTAGTTCATCCGGAAGCCAATCTGGATCAGACTCTTACGCAAATTCAGGATCAAACAGTGCATCTGACTCATCCTCAAACACTGGTAGTTCATCCGGAAGCCAATCTGGATCAGACTCTTACGCAAATTCAGGATCACACAGTGCATCTGACTCATCCTCAAACTCTGGTAGTTCATCCGGGAGCCAATCAGGATCCGACTCTTACGCAAATTCAGGATCAAACAGTGCATCTGACTCATCCTCCATCTCTGGTAGTTCCTCCGGAAGCCAATCCGGATCGAACTCTTACGGAAATTCAGGATCAAACAGTGCATCTGACTCGTCCTCCATCTCTGGTAGTTCTTCCGGAAGCCAATCTGGATCCGACTCTTACGCAAATTCAGGATCAAACAGTGCATCCGACTCATCCTCAAACACTGGTAGTTCATCCGGAAGCCAATCAGGATCAGACTCTTACGCAAATTCAGGATCAAACAGTGCATCTGACTCATCCTCAAACACTGGTAGTTCATCCGGAAGCCAATCAGGATCCGACGCTTACGCAAGTTCGGGATCAAACAGTGCATCTGACTCGTCCTCAAACACTGGTAGTTCATCCGGAAGCCAATCTGGATCCGACTCTTACGGAAATTCAGGATCAAACAGTGCATCTGACTCATCCTCCATCTCTGGTAGTTCTTCCGGGAGCCAATCCGGATCGAACTCTTACGGAAGTTCTGGATCAAACAGTGCATCTGACTCGTCTTCCATCTCCGGTAGTTCTTCCGGAAGCCAATCTGGATCCGACTCTTACGCAAATTCAGGATCAAACAGTGCATCTGACTCATCCTCAAACACTGGTAGTTCATCCGGAAGCCAATCAGGATCCGACTCTTACGCAAATTCAGGATCAAACAGTGCATCTGACTCGTCCTCAAACACTGGTAGTTCATCCGGAAGCCAATCTGGATCAGACTCTTACGCAAATTCAGGATCACACAGTGCATCTGACTCATCCTCAAACACTGGTAGTTCATCCGGGAGCCAATCAGGATCCGACTCTTACGCAAATTCAGGATCAAACAGTGCATCTGACTCATCCTCCATCTCTGGTAGTTCCTCCGGAAGCCAATCCGGATCGAACTCTTACGGAAATTCAGGATCAAACAGTGCATCTGACTCGTCCTCCATCTCTGGTAGTTCTTCCGGAAGCCAATCTGGATCCGACTCTTACGCAAATTCAGGATCAAACAGTGCATCCGACTCATCCTCAAACACTGGTAGTTCATCCGGAAGCCAATCAGGATCAGACTCTTACGCAAATTCAGGATCAAACAGTGCATCTGACTCATCCTCAAACACTGGTAGTTCATCCGGAAGCCAATCAGGATCCGACTCTTACGCAAATTCAGGATCAAACAGTGCATCCGACTCATCCTCAAACACTGGTAGTTCATCCGGAAGCCAATCAGGATCAGACTCTTACGCAAATTCAGGATCAAACAGTGCATCTGACTCATCCTCAAACACTGGTAGTTCATCCGGAAGCCAATCAGGATCCGACGCTTACGCAAGTTCGGGATCAAACAGTGCATCAGACTCGTCCTCCATCTCTGGTAGTTCTTCCGGGAGCCAATCCGGATCGAACTCTTACGGAAGTTCTGGATCAAACAGTGCATCTGACTCGTCTTCCATCTCCGGTAGTTCTTCCGGAAGCCAATCTGAATCCGACTCTTACGCAAATTCAGGATCAAACAGTGCATCCGACTCATCCTCAAACACTGGTAGTTCATCCGGAAGCCAATCAGGATCCGACTCTTACGCAAATTCAGGATCAAACAGTGCATCTGACTCGTCCTCAAACACTGGTAGTTCATCCGGAAGCCAATCTGGATCAGACTCTTACGCAAATTCAGGATCACACAGTGCATCTGACTCATCCTCAAACACTGGTAGTTCATCCGGAAGCCAATCAGGATCCGACGCTTACGCAAATTCAGGATCAAACAGTGCATCTGACTCATCCTCCATCTCTGGTAGTTCTTCCGGAAGCCAATCCGGATCGAACTCTTACGGAAATTCAGGATCAAACAGTGCATCTGACTCATCCTCAAACACTGGTAGTTCATCCGGAAGCCAATCAGGATCCGACGCTTACGCAAATTCAGGATCAAACAGTGCATCTGACTCGTCCTCAAACACTGGTAGTTCATCTGGAAGCCAATCTGGATCGAACTCTTACGGAAATTCAGGATCAAACAGTGCATCTGACTCGTCCTCCATCTCTGGTAGTTCTTCCGGAAGCCAATCTGGATCCGACTCTTACGCAAATTCAGGATCAAACAGTGCATCTGACTCATCCTCAAACACTGGTAGTTCATCCGGAAGCCAATCCGGATCAGACTCTTACGCAAATTCAGGATCAAACAGTGCATCTGACTCATCCTCAAACACTGGTAGTTCATCCGGAAGTCAATCAGGATCCGACGCTTACGCAAATTCAGGATCAAACAGTGCATCTGACTCGTCCTCAAACACTGGTAGTTCATCTGGAAGCCAATCAGGATCTGACGCTTACGCAAATTCAGGATCAAACAGTGCATCTGACTCGTCCTCAAACACTGGTAGTTCTTCCGGAAGCCAATCCGGATCGAACTCTTACGGAAATTCAGGATCAAACAGTGCATCTGACTCGTCCTCCATCTCTGGTAGTTCTTCCGGAAGCCAATCTGGATCCGACTCTTACGCAAATTCAGGATCAAACAGTGCATCTGACTCATCCTCAAACACTGGTAGTTCATCCGGAAGCCAATCAGGATCCGACGCTTACGCAAATTCAGGATCAAACAGTGCATCTGACTCATTCTCAAACACTGGTAGTTCATCCGGAAGCCAATCAGGATCCGACGCTTACGCAAATTCAGGATCAAACAGTGCATCTGACTCGTCCTCAAACACTGGTAGTTCATCTGGAAGCCAATCTGGATCGAACTCTTACGGAAATTCAGGATCAAACAGTGCATCTGACTCGTCCTCCATCTCTGGTAGTTCTTCCGGAAGCCAATCTGGATCCGACTCTTACGCAAATTCAGGATCAAACAGTGCATCCGACTCATCCTCAAACACTGGTAGTTCATCCGGAAGCCAATCCGGATCAGACTCTTACGCAAATTCAGGATCAAACAGTGCATCTGACTCGTCCTCAAACACTGGTAGTTCATCCGGAAGCCAATCAGGATCCGACGCTTACGCAAATTCAGGATCAAACAGTGCATCTGTCTCGTCCTCAAACACTGGTAGTTCATCTGGAAGCCAATCAGGATCCGACGCTTACGCAAATTCAGGATCAAACAGTGCATCTGACTCGTCCTCAAACACTGGTAGTTCTTCCGGAAGCCAATCCGGATCGAACTCTTACGGAAATTCAGGATCAAACAGTGCATCTGACTCGTCCTCCATCTCTGGTAGTTCTTCCGGAAGCCAATCTGGATCCGACTCTTACGCAAATTCAGGATCAAACAGTGCATCTGACTCATCCTCAAACACTGGTAGTTCATCCGGAAGCCAATCAGGATCCGACGCTTACGCAAATTCAGGATCAAACAGTGCATCTGACTCGTCCTCAAACACTGGTAGTTCATCTGGAAGCCAATCTGGATCGAACTCTTACGGAAATTCAGGATCAAACAGTGCATCTGACTCATCCTCCATCTCTGGTAGTTCTTCCGGAAGCCAATCCGGATCGAACTCTTACGGAAATTCAGGATCAAACAGTGCATCTGACTCGTCCTCCATCTCTGGTAGTTCTTCCGGAAGCCAATCTGGATCCGACTCTTACGCAAATTCAGGATCAAACAGTGCATCTGACTCATCCTCAAACACTGGTAGTTCATCCGGAAGCCAATCAGGATCCGACGCTTACGCAAATTCAGGATCAAACAGTGCATCTGACTCGTCCTCACATACTGGTAGTTCTTCTGGAAGCCAATCTGGTTCGAACTCTTACGGAAATTCAGGATCAAACAGTGCATCCGACTCGTCCTCAAACACTGGTAGTTCTTCTGGAAGCCAATCTGGATCAGACTCATACGCCAATTCGGGTTCAAACAGTGCATCCGACTCGTCTTCAAACACTGGTAGTTCTTCTGGAAGCCAATCTGGATCTGACTCTTACGCAAATTCAGGATCAAACAGTGCATCCGACTCGTCTTCAAACACTGGTAGTTCTTCTGGAAGCCAATCTGGATCCGACTCTTACGCAAATTCAGGATCAACCAGTGCATCCGACTCATCCTCAAACACTGGTAGTTCATCCGGAAGCCAATCTGGATCCGACTCTTACGCAAATTCAGGATCAAACAGTGCATCTGACTCATCCTCAAACACTGGTAGTTCATCCGGAAGCCAATCTGGATCCGACTCTTACGCAAATTCAGGATCAAACAGTGCATCTGACTCATCTTCAAACACTGCTAGTTCATCCGGAAGCCAATCTGGATCCGACTCTTACGCAAATTCAGGATCAAACAGTGCATCTGACTCGTCCTCAAACACTGGTAGTTCATCTGGAAGCCAATCTGGATCGAACTCTTACGGAAATTCAGGATCAAACAGTGCATCTGACTCATCCTCCATCTCTGGTAGTTCTTCCGGAAGCCAATCAGGATCCGACTCTTACGCAAATTCAGGATCAAACAGTGCATCTGACTCATCCTCAAACACTGGTAGTTCATCCGGAAGCCAATCAGGATCCGACTCTTACGCCAATTCAGGATCAAACAGTGCATCTGACTCATCTTCAAACACTGGTAGTTCATCCGGAAGCCAATCTGGATCCGACTCTTACGCAAATTCAGGATCAAACAGTGCATCTGACTCATCGTCAAACACTGGTAGTTCATCCGGAAGCCAATCAGGATCCGACTCTTACGCCAATTCAGGATCAAACAGTGCATCTGACTCATCTTCAAACACTGGTAGTTCATCCGGAAGCCAATCTGGATCCGACTCTTACGCAAATTCAGGATCAAACAGTGCATCTGACTCATCCTCAAACACTGGTAGTTCATCCAGAAGCCAATCAGGATCCGACTCTTACGCCAATTCAGGATCAAACAGTGCATCTGACTCATCTTCAAACACTGGTAGTTCATCCGGAAGCCAATCTGGATCCGACTCTTACGCAAATTCAGGATCAAACAGTGCATCTGACTCGTCCTCACATACTGGTAGTTCTTCTGGAAGCCAATCTGGTTCGAACTCTTACGGAAATTCAGGATCAAACAGTGCATCTGACTCGTCCTCAAACACTGGTAGTTCATCTGGAAGCCAATCTGGATCGAACTCTTACGGAAATTCAGGATCAAACAGTGCATCTGACTCATCCTCCATCTCTGGTAGTTCTTCCGGAAGCCAATCAGGATCCGACTCTTACGCAAATTCAGGATCAAACAGTGCATCTGACTCATCCTCAAACACTGGTAGTTCATCCGGAAGCCAATCAGGATCCGACTCTTACGCCAATTCAGGATCAAACAGTGCATCTGACTCATCTTCAAACACTGGTAGTTCATCCGGAAGCCAATCTGGATCCGACTCTTACGCAAATTCAGGATCAAACAGTGCATCTGACTCATCCTCAAACACTGGTAGTTCATCCGGAAGCCAATCAGGATCCGACTCTTACGCCAATTCAGGATCAAACAGTGCATCTGACTCATCTTCAAACACTGGTAGTTCATCCGGAAGCCAATCTGGATCCGACTCTTACGCAAATTCAGGATCAAACAGTGCATCTGACTCGTCCTCACATACTGGTAGTTCTTCTGGAAGCCAATCTGGTTCGAACTCTTACGGAAATTCAGGATCAAACAGTGCATCCGACTCGTCCTCAAACACTGGTAGTTCTTCTGGAAGCCAATCTGGATCAGACTCTTACGCCAATTCGGGTTCAAACAGTGCATCTGACTCGTCCTCAAACACTGGTAGTTCTTCTGGAAGCCAATCTGGATCCGACTCTTACGCAAATTCAGGATCAAACAGTGCATCCGACTCATCCTCAAACACTGGTAGTTCATCCGGAAGTCAGTCAGGATCCGACTCTTACGCAAATTCAGGATCAAACAGTGCATCCGACTCGTCCTCAAACACTGGTAGTTCTTCTGGAAGCCAATCTGGATCAGACTCATACGCCAATTCGGGTTCAAACAGTGCATCCGACTCGTCTTCAAACACTGGTAGTTCTTCTGGAAGCCAATCTGGATCTGACTCTTACGCAAATTCAGGATCAAACAGTGCATCCGACTCGTCTTCAAACACTGGTAGTTCTTCTGGAAGCCAATCTGGATCAGACTCATACGCAAAATCAGGATCAAACAGTGCATCTGACTCATCCTCAAACACTGGTAGTTCATCCGGAAGCCAATCTGGATCAGACTCATACGCCAATTCGGGTTCAAACAGTGCATCCGACTCGTCTTCAAACACTGGTAGTTCTTCTGGAAGCCAATCTGGATCTGACTCTTACGCAAATTCAGGATCAAACAGTGCATCCGACTCCTCCTCAAACAGTGGTAGTTCATCTGGAAGCCAATCTGGATCAGACTCATACGCCAATTCGGGTTCAAACAGTGCATCCGACTCGTCCTCAAACACTGGTAGTTCTTCTGGATCCCAATCTGGATCAGACTCATACGCAAATTCAGGATCAAACAGTGCATCTGACTCATCCTCAAACACTGGTAGTTCATCCGGAAGCCAATCTGGATCCGACTCTTACGCAAATTCAGGATCAAACAGTGCATCTGACTCATCTTCAAACACTGGTAGTTCATCCGGAAGCCAATCTGGATCCGACTCTTACGCAAATTCAGGATCAAACAGTGCATCTGACTCATCTTCAAACACTGGTAGTTCATCCGGAAGCCAATCTGGATCCGACTCTTACGCAAATTCAGGATCAAACAGTGCATCTGACTCATCCTCAAACACTGGTAGTTCATCTGGAAGCCAATCTGGATCCGACTCTTACGCAAATTCAGGATCAAACAGTGCTTCTGACTCGTTTTCTAACGCTGGTGGTTTCGCCGACTCTGTTTCACGTTCTGATTCTGATTCAGCTAGTAACGCAGATTCTGCTTCACGTTCTGCCAGTCGCTCTCTTGCTGGATCGGGTTCAAACGCTTATTCAGGATCCAATTCTGCTACATCAAGCAACTCGTTGTCCAATTCTGATGATTACACCATGTCCAACTTAGGTGATTATTCGAATAGTTATTCAGGAGTTTACCCAAATGCATATGTTGGTTCTGATGTGTATCGAGGATTATATTCAAATCGCAATGTAGATCATTATAGAGCACCCGTCATTCCTAACCGTAAACTTTATTCATCGTTTAGAGGAAGATATAATCAGTTCCGTCCAGGCTTCAAAGATGTCCGCCGTTATCCTTGGACTGTGGGTGTCATGAGGAATGGTGTCTGTACTTGTGGCCCTTACTACCCTATTCCTATGGCTTACTAAATTTAGTgtattttgattattgattCTCCTTTATTAATGCATCGTTTGACTACGatttgtttgttttcattgtctcgattttttttcactcataCGTTTGTTTTAGATTGTTTCTTTATTAtcaagttatgattttttttatcgttgattcatagaaaatcgatatttCAACCGTAATATTTCTCATTATCGATTTATTCTTCCCcctttatactttttttcacCACGATTTTAAACTGTGAATTTTGTTAACttggatttaattttttctgttacattcttattttttttttatgaaatcaaaagtctgttttttcttacttttctgACGTCACTATTttttaaccattttttttgttctgctGATAAAAATCCCCGGTAATTTCCATTTACTTATCGAATCTAGTTGTTAACTCTTTCATTCTTGTCTCCAATAAAGAATATGTTAAGTAACTTGTTTGTCTTCTTGACgtcgtatttttttctgatttgAGGTTACCACAGAATCGATCATCCGTCAATTAATTAtctgtaaattaataaatataattgctaTTAAGGGATtgtgttttttcaatatttctacCTTACTCCTTTGTTCTGACTATACGATTCTTTGTTTTCAATTAATCTACAAGCTCGATGCAACGATCCCTTTCTTTTTTCTCCTCATGtttttcccataattatttatctccCTTACAAACAGAGTGATTTCTATCTTTTTGCATGTTTTATTAGATATCTAGGTTTCCATGAAAAAAGAACTTTCcatgattatttttcttgtaCTTACTTATCGTAAAATCGTTTTGCTGAAAAATGATGAAGCTGTTTTGAACCCCACTAAGTTTACAACTTGAACGCTTTTGTTATATGTTGAATTACCAATTTACGtctaaatattattgaaacaTATATTCGTTCTGAAGCTAGAAAATTATTCCGTCTATTTATTTGAGAGTGAATATTTTACGGCAATGCAGCGGAACTCAAAAAGCTCCCGATAACAAAAGTACTGAAGAGTTCTTTTGAACTCAATGAgcttaaaaatgtattaacaATGATATTTTCCCGCTTGAGGAGCTCAAATCCAGTTGGAAGTTCTGGGACTCGCTCACACCTTCAACCGTTCACCAAATCATTTTTGTTATACAATTAGTGATATGAATTGTCAAGAAAGCAGCAGCGTTATCAACAAGTGGTATTTCTCACCGTTAGTATGCTTCGTAAAGCGAGATGATACGATACAAAAATCATAAACATGATTCAATGTGATCGAGTAGTGGAATATAGCTAGGTCTATTGTGAAGCCTCCTTGCTTCGCTGTTCATTCGAGCTGCACGATATTTGATGAGCAGAAAAGTTTTAATCACTTCTATGCACGATAATTAAATGTTGaggtagattttttcaaaagtctAACTATTGTGTTTGTCCTCATCATCGATTTTATtaaggaattttgtcataacTTACTATTGTTAGCCGAGTAGGGTCCAAAAGTATCATTCATTAagaaattcatatatttatgcaATAGACTAGGCAAAAAATgtcgacttttttttcaagtacatCAAAAGGCTTATTTtggatgacaaaaaatatcattgtgaaatattaaatcctaagcattaatattaagaggggtatcatcgcaatttctAAATTAGTTTAATGAGCGGGTTGTTGTCTCATAACTATCAAACCATTGAgataaacgaatttgattttaatatatttctttaagaaaatcgaatgctctacaaaatcGGTCTGTGTAAATTTTTTCGGCAGGTGAACCGTTTCCCtataatcatgctttgaacattggtataattttacaatttgattgtttgaatttgaaattttgtcattaatgtaaaaatcagttctaaaataaaagccaatgaatattcttaaagtaaattaaatgctctacaaaaaaagtttcttaacaattttttttaaatttaatccttCAAGTTGTTCAAGGTTATTGAAGTCATTTTGACTTATCTTCGACCTTGGATAACGGCTGAATCAATATACAAAGCTGGTCTAAATTTATTCGCATAAAATATAATCCGGGCACATAGAATGTGGGGAATTGTATCAAAAACCTATTAGCTGACATAGGATGTAAATATCCAAATTTTCGATCAATCTGCAACAAAACgtagttattgaaaataaaaaatttcagtttttttaacGGGGGTAACAAAATTGAAATgttaatcaaaatataatagtCAGCTTACCATTTGCCGTCATTATCTAAAAGACGCGGATAAGTAATAGAAATTTCTGATATCGAGGATGTCTTCGAATCGATCCACTGTCACCTAAACTCTCTTGTTTgctcattatgtacataattattACTCCCTTATTCGAATTAGTCAgacttatacatttttataatgaatgcatcaaatgaaaacaaatatcatttttaatgaactttattaattatagaataataaaaatttaaattaattaagaactCACTTTTTCATTACTGTCTTCATTAGTCGAAGAATATATTGAATATTGCAATGAACGCTCTGTAATTTCTCTTCATTGATTTTCAAAGCaggttttttatattttatcgttGATGGGTTCAATTTTAGTCTAATCGTTCTTAAACGATACTTAAGAAATCCACCCTTTCAAGCTTTATTATAATAGTGTTCctgaaaagttaaattaattaataatgcagaatataaaaaggaaaataacTTAGATTTTTTGAAGCCTGATATAAGAAAAACTTTCATTTTTAGTAATGAAAAGTAATAACTTCTACATTTACTCAGCCGCGTTCAGAAAAGTCATTCTTAAGTTGAGGCATTCTGTAACGAATGCTTTAGCTTGAGGAACTTTCCCTGATTCAGGTGGATAACtagacaataattttaaaatgataaaaatttcagaaatatTGGACAACATTACAAATGACACtcgtattagaaaatttttagaacttACTGGGTGTTATAATGGTTGACTAGCTCAGCTGTAACAATTCGTATTAAAGGTCTTT includes these proteins:
- the LOC130674718 gene encoding serine-rich adhesin for platelets-like — translated: MKLIGAILPLLVVAVAANRIGRIEHRRIENGNKDDSLEFIDIDDGEERIKMEVKGFKDFVKAHKHGFTLEENHGQWQIEDGTEAEAMSNSRSESNSASDANGLSTSRADSNAKSRSSAGSSSGSRSGSNSYGNSGSNSASDSSSNTGSSSGSLSGSDSFANSGSNAASDSSSNTGSSSGSQSGSDSYANSGSNSASDSSSNTGSSSGSQSGSDSFANSGSNSASDSSSISGSSSGSQSGSNSYGNSGSNSASDSSSNTGSSSGSQSGSDSYANSGSNSASDSSSISGSSSGSQSGSNSYGNSGSNSASDSSSNSGSSAGSQSGSDSYANSGSNSASDSSSNSGSSAGSQSGSDSYANSGSNSASDSSSNSGSSAGSQSGSDSYANSGSNSASDSSSNTGSSSGSQSGSDAYANSGSNSASDSSSNTGSSSGSQSGSNSYGNSGSNSASDSSSISGSSSGSQSGSNSYGNSGSNSASDSSSISGSSSGSQSGSDSYANSGSNSASDSSSNTGSSSGSQSGSDSYANSGSNSASDSSSNTGSSSGSQSGSNSYGNSGSNSASDSSSISGSSSGSQSGSNSYGNSGSNSASDSSSNSGSSSGSQSGSDSYANSGSNSASDSSSNTGSSSGSQSGSDSYANSGSNSASDSSSNTGSSSGSQSGSDSYANSGSNSASDSSSNTGSSSGSQSGSDSYGNSVSNSASDSSSISGSSSGSQSGSNSYGNSGSNSASDSSSNTGSSSGSQSGSDSYANSGSNSASDSSSISGSSSGSQSGSNSYGSSGSNSASDSSSISGSSSGSQSGSDSYANSGSNSASDSSSNTGSSSGSQSGSDSYANSGSHGASDSSSNTGSSSGSQSGSDSYANSGSNSASDSSSNTGSSSGSQSGSDSYANSGSNSASDSSSNTGSLSGSQSGSNSYGNSGSNSASDSSSISGSSSGSQSGSNSYGNSGSNSASDSSSISGSSSGSQSGSDSYANSGSNSASDSSSNTGSSSGSQSGSDSYANSGSNSASDSSSNTGSSSGSQSGSDSYANSGSNSASDSSSNTGSSSGSQSGSDSYANSGSNSASDSSSNTGSSSGSQSGSNSYGNSVSNSASDSSSISGSSSGSQSGSNSYGNSGSNSASDSSSNTGSSSGSQSGSDAYANSGSNSASDSSSNTGSSSGSQSGSNSYGNSGSNSASDSSSISGSSSGSQSGSDSYANSGSNSASDSSSNTGSSSGSQSGSDSHSNSGSNSASDSSSNTGSSSGSQSGSDAYASSGSNSASDSSSNTGSSSGSQSGSNSYGNSGSNSASDSSSISGSSSGSQSGSNSYGNSGSNSASDSSSISGSSSGSQSGSDSYANSGSNSASDSSSNTGSSSGSQSGSDSYANSGSNSASDSSSNTGSSSGSQSGSDSYANSGSHSASDSSSNSGSSSGSQSGSDSYANSGSNSASDSSSISGSSSGSQSGSNSYGNSGSNSASDSSSISGSSSGSQSGSDSYANSGSNSASDSSSNTGSSSGSQSGSDSYANSGSNSASDSSSNTGSSSGSQSGSDAYASSGSNSASDSSSNTGSSSGSQSGSDSYGNSGSNSASDSSSISGSSSGSQSGSNSYGSSGSNSASDSSSISGSSSGSQSGSDSYANSGSNSASDSSSNTGSSSGSQSGSDSYANSGSNSASDSSSNTGSSSGSQSGSDSYANSGSHSASDSSSNTGSSSGSQSGSDSYANSGSNSASDSSSISGSSSGSQSGSNSYGNSGSNSASDSSSISGSSSGSQSGSDSYANSGSNSASDSSSNTGSSSGSQSGSDSYANSGSNSASDSSSNTGSSSGSQSGSDSYANSGSNSASDSSSNTGSSSGSQSGSDSYANSGSNSASDSSSNTGSSSGSQSGSDAYASSGSNSASDSSSISGSSSGSQSGSNSYGSSGSNSASDSSSISGSSSGSQSESDSYANSGSNSASDSSSNTGSSSGSQSGSDSYANSGSNSASDSSSNTGSSSGSQSGSDSYANSGSHSASDSSSNTGSSSGSQSGSDAYANSGSNSASDSSSISGSSSGSQSGSNSYGNSGSNSASDSSSNTGSSSGSQSGSDAYANSGSNSASDSSSNTGSSSGSQSGSNSYGNSGSNSASDSSSISGSSSGSQSGSDSYANSGSNSASDSSSNTGSSSGSQSGSDSYANSGSNSASDSSSNTGSSSGSQSGSDAYANSGSNSASDSSSNTGSSSGSQSGSDAYANSGSNSASDSSSNTGSSSGSQSGSNSYGNSGSNSASDSSSISGSSSGSQSGSDSYANSGSNSASDSSSNTGSSSGSQSGSDAYANSGSNSASDSFSNTGSSSGSQSGSDAYANSGSNSASDSSSNTGSSSGSQSGSNSYGNSGSNSASDSSSISGSSSGSQSGSDSYANSGSNSASDSSSNTGSSSGSQSGSDSYANSGSNSASDSSSNTGSSSGSQSGSDAYANSGSNSASVSSSNTGSSSGSQSGSDAYANSGSNSASDSSSNTGSSSGSQSGSNSYGNSGSNSASDSSSISGSSSGSQSGSDSYANSGSNSASDSSSNTGSSSGSQSGSDAYANSGSNSASDSSSNTGSSSGSQSGSNSYGNSGSNSASDSSSISGSSSGSQSGSNSYGNSGSNSASDSSSISGSSSGSQSGSDSYANSGSNSASDSSSNTGSSSGSQSGSDAYANSGSNSASDSSSHTGSSSGSQSGSNSYGNSGSNSASDSSSNTGSSSGSQSGSDSYANSGSNSASDSSSNTGSSSGSQSGSDSYANSGSNSASDSSSNTGSSSGSQSGSDSYANSGSTSASDSSSNTGSSSGSQSGSDSYANSGSNSASDSSSNTGSSSGSQSGSDSYANSGSNSASDSSSNTASSSGSQSGSDSYANSGSNSASDSSSNTGSSSGSQSGSNSYGNSGSNSASDSSSISGSSSGSQSGSDSYANSGSNSASDSSSNTGSSSGSQSGSDSYANSGSNSASDSSSNTGSSSGSQSGSDSYANSGSNSASDSSSNTGSSSGSQSGSDSYANSGSNSASDSSSNTGSSSGSQSGSDSYANSGSNSASDSSSNTGSSSRSQSGSDSYANSGSNSASDSSSNTGSSSGSQSGSDSYANSGSNSASDSSSHTGSSSGSQSGSNSYGNSGSNSASDSSSNTGSSSGSQSGSNSYGNSGSNSASDSSSISGSSSGSQSGSDSYANSGSNSASDSSSNTGSSSGSQSGSDSYANSGSNSASDSSSNTGSSSGSQSGSDSYANSGSNSASDSSSNTGSSSGSQSGSDSYANSGSNSASDSSSNTGSSSGSQSGSDSYANSGSNSASDSSSHTGSSSGSQSGSNSYGNSGSNSASDSSSNTGSSSGSQSGSDSYANSGSNSASDSSSNTGSSSGSQSGSDSYANSGSNSASDSSSNTGSSSGSQSGSDSYANSGSNSASDSSSNTGSSSGSQSGSDSYANSGSNSASDSSSNTGSSSGSQSGSDSYANSGSNSASDSSSNTGSSSGSQSGSDSYAKSGSNSASDSSSNTGSSSGSQSGSDSYANSGSNSASDSSSNTGSSSGSQSGSDSYANSGSNSASDSSSNSGSSSGSQSGSDSYANSGSNSASDSSSNTGSSSGSQSGSDSYANSGSNSASDSSSNTGSSSGSQSGSDSYANSGSNSASDSSSNTGSSSGSQSGSDSYANSGSNSASDSSSNTGSSSGSQSGSDSYANSGSNSASDSSSNTGSSSGSQSGSDSYANSGSNSASDSFSNAGGFADSVSRSDSDSASNADSASRSASRSLAGSGSNAYSGSNSATSSNSLSNSDDYTMSNLGDYSNSYSGVYPNAYVGSDVYRGLYSNRNVDHYRAPVIPNRKLYSSFRGRYNQFRPGFKDVRRYPWTVGVMRNGVCTCGPYYPIPMAY